The proteins below are encoded in one region of Ornithinimicrobium avium:
- the rpmE gene encoding 50S ribosomal protein L31: protein MKKDIHPEYVETQVTCTCGASFTTRSTAPSGKINADVCSNCHPFYTGKQKLMDTGGRVARFQQRYGKKADAK, encoded by the coding sequence ATGAAGAAGGACATCCACCCGGAGTACGTCGAGACCCAGGTGACCTGCACCTGTGGCGCGTCGTTCACGACCCGCAGCACCGCCCCGTCGGGCAAGATCAACGCCGACGTCTGCTCCAACTGCCACCCGTTCTACACGGGCAAGCAGAAGCTCATGGACACCGGTGGTCGGGTCGCCCGCTTCCAGCAGCGCTACGGCAAGAAGGCCGACGCCAAGTAA
- the prmC gene encoding peptide chain release factor N(5)-glutamine methyltransferase gives MVVTLDRLLRTATASLAQAGVPSPAVDAELLLAHVLDRDLGDVRRARVLGEDVQDGARTAYLELVGRRASRVPLQHLTGTAHFAGLELAVGPGVFVPRPETEVLVGLALEALEGVERPTVVDLCTGSGAVALAVARARSDARVGAVELSAKAHGYAVTNVRRTALPVDLRLGRAQEAFPELVGAVDVVTANPPYIPPDAVPVDVEVREHDPELALYGGGEDGLEVPLQVAARAALLLRPGGVLLMEHADVQGESLSAALAAQGTWSQVEDHADLNGRPRVARAVRG, from the coding sequence GTGGTCGTGACCCTCGACCGGCTCCTGCGCACGGCCACCGCGAGCCTCGCTCAGGCCGGCGTCCCCAGTCCGGCGGTCGACGCCGAGCTCCTGCTCGCTCACGTCCTGGACCGGGACCTCGGCGACGTGCGCCGGGCCCGCGTCCTGGGTGAGGACGTCCAGGACGGCGCGCGGACGGCATACCTGGAGCTGGTGGGCCGCAGGGCCTCCCGGGTGCCGCTGCAGCACCTGACCGGCACCGCCCACTTCGCCGGCCTGGAGCTGGCGGTCGGCCCTGGAGTCTTCGTGCCGCGGCCGGAGACCGAGGTGCTGGTCGGGCTGGCCCTGGAGGCGCTCGAGGGCGTCGAGCGACCCACCGTCGTCGACCTGTGCACCGGCAGCGGCGCGGTGGCGCTCGCGGTCGCACGCGCGCGGTCGGACGCGCGCGTGGGGGCTGTGGAGCTGTCCGCGAAGGCCCACGGGTATGCCGTCACCAACGTCCGGCGGACCGCACTGCCGGTCGACCTGCGGCTCGGGCGGGCGCAGGAGGCGTTCCCCGAGCTGGTGGGGGCGGTCGACGTGGTGACCGCCAACCCGCCGTACATCCCGCCCGACGCGGTCCCCGTCGACGTCGAGGTGCGCGAGCACGACCCGGAGCTGGCGCTCTACGGCGGCGGCGAGGACGGGCTGGAGGTCCCGCTGCAGGTGGCCGCGCGGGCCGCGCTGCTGCTGCGTCCCGGCGGGGTGCTGCTGATGGAGCACGCCGACGTGCAGGGGGAGAGCCTGAGCGCCGCGCTGGCCGCACAGGGGACCTGGAGCCAGGTCGAGGACCACGCCGACCTCAACGGCCGCCCGCGGGTCGCGCGGGCCGTGCGCGGCTGA
- the prfA gene encoding peptide chain release factor 1, whose protein sequence is MSSSDFASALPLLAEHADIERQLADPAVHGDPSALKRLNKRYAALGPTVAAYRAWERVSDDLDTARELAAEDASFAEEVPGLEAAEAQTAEHLRRQLVPRDPDDDRDVILEVKAGEGGEESALFAGDLVRMYLRYAERRGWRTEILDTTASDLGGYKDARVAIQATGTPIPGEAPWARLKYEGGVHRVQRVPVTESQGRIHTSAAGVLVMPDLDDPGEVELDPHDLKVDVFRSSGPGGQSVNTTDSAVRLTHLPTGLVVSCQNEKSQLQNKESALRVLRARLHQIAVEEAQAAASEQRRSQVRTVDRSERIRTYNFPENRIADHRTGYKAYNLDHVLDGDLDPVVQSAVDADEAERLAHVADG, encoded by the coding sequence GTGTCCTCCTCGGACTTCGCCTCAGCGCTCCCGCTGCTCGCCGAGCACGCGGACATCGAGCGGCAGCTGGCCGACCCTGCGGTGCACGGTGACCCGAGTGCGCTCAAGCGTCTCAACAAGCGGTATGCCGCGCTCGGACCGACGGTGGCCGCCTACCGGGCCTGGGAGCGCGTCTCCGACGACCTGGACACCGCCCGCGAGCTCGCCGCCGAGGACGCCTCCTTCGCCGAGGAGGTCCCCGGGCTGGAGGCGGCCGAGGCGCAGACCGCCGAGCACCTGCGCCGCCAGCTGGTGCCGCGCGACCCCGACGACGACCGCGACGTGATCCTCGAGGTGAAGGCGGGGGAGGGCGGCGAGGAGTCGGCGCTGTTCGCCGGCGACCTGGTGCGGATGTACCTGCGCTACGCCGAGCGCCGCGGCTGGCGTACCGAGATCCTCGACACCACAGCCTCCGACCTGGGCGGCTACAAGGACGCGCGGGTGGCGATCCAGGCGACCGGCACGCCGATCCCGGGCGAGGCGCCGTGGGCGCGGCTGAAGTACGAGGGCGGGGTGCACCGCGTCCAGCGCGTCCCCGTCACCGAGAGCCAGGGCCGCATCCACACCTCGGCCGCGGGCGTCCTGGTGATGCCCGACCTGGACGACCCGGGCGAGGTTGAGCTCGACCCGCACGACCTCAAGGTCGACGTCTTCCGCTCCTCCGGCCCCGGCGGCCAGTCGGTCAACACCACCGACTCCGCGGTGCGCCTCACGCACCTGCCTACCGGGCTGGTCGTGTCCTGCCAGAACGAGAAGTCCCAGCTGCAGAACAAGGAGTCCGCGCTGCGCGTCCTGCGTGCCCGGCTGCACCAGATCGCCGTCGAGGAGGCCCAGGCCGCCGCGAGCGAGCAGCGCCGCAGCCAGGTGCGCACGGTCGACCGCAGCGAGCGGATCCGCACCTACAACTTCCCGGAGAACCGGATCGCCGACCACCGCACCGGCTACAAGGCCTACAACCTCGACCACGTCCTCGACGGCGACCTCGACCCGGTCGTGCAGTCGGCCGTCGACGCCGACGAGGCCGAGCGGCTGGCCCACGTGGCCGACGGGTGA